Proteins encoded within one genomic window of Verrucomicrobiota bacterium:
- a CDS encoding divalent-cation tolerance protein CutA yields MKTQKKHVVVLVTAPNIGTARKLARAALNARLAACANLIPKIESHYWWQGKLESSAEVLIVFKTAAVCLPRFEQVILKHHPYDTPEFIVLPLLGGNKRYLAWLDENIQK; encoded by the coding sequence ATGAAGACTCAGAAAAAGCACGTTGTCGTCCTGGTGACGGCCCCCAACATCGGGACGGCGCGCAAACTGGCCAGGGCGGCGTTGAATGCTCGATTGGCCGCGTGTGCCAATTTGATCCCAAAGATCGAGTCGCACTACTGGTGGCAAGGCAAACTGGAATCGAGCGCGGAAGTGTTGATCGTGTTCAAAACAGCCGCCGTCTGCTTGCCCAGGTTCGAACAAGTGATTTTAAAGCACCATCCGTATGACACGCCGGAGTTCATCGTGTTGCCGTTGCTCGGTGGCAACAAGCGTTACCTCGCCTGGCTGGATGAAAACATCCAAAAGTAG